From one Brachypodium distachyon strain Bd21 chromosome 4, Brachypodium_distachyon_v3.0, whole genome shotgun sequence genomic stretch:
- the LOC100846848 gene encoding manganese-dependent ADP-ribose/CDP-alcohol diphosphatase — protein MAVTNGLVHASAKKPLFSFGVIADVQYADIPDGRSFLGVPRYYRHSISVLQRAVNTWNKHGNIKFSVNFGDIIDGYCPKDKSLWALQKVLDEFENFDGPTYHMFGNHCLYNLPRSKLVDLLKMPTDSDRAYYDFSPCPEYRFVVLDAYDFSVLGWPRDHPVTAAAMKLLDEKNPNADKNSPNGLVGIDRRFVMFNGAVGKEQLSWLDDVLQDASECRQNVILCSHLPMDPGASSPEALMWNYGEVMAIVRRYNCVKACFAGHDHMGGHSVDSHGVHHRALEAALECPPGTSAFGHIEVYPDRLLLVGSDGMADTEMCFQSLGVFL, from the coding sequence ATGGCTGTGACAAATGGATTAGTCCATGCATCAGCTAAGAAGCCCTTGTTTTCCTTTGGCGTTATCGCTGATGTCCAGTATGCAGATATCCCAGACGGCCGCTCATTCCTTGGTGTCCCACGCTACTACCGTCACAGCATCAGTGTCCTCCAAAGGGCTGTCAATACATGGAACAAGCATGGCAATATCAAGTTCTCAGTCAACTTTGGCGACATCATCGATGGATACTGCCCAAAGGACAAATCGCTTTGGGCATTGCAGAAGGTCCTTGACGAGTTTGAGAATTTTGATGGACCGACCTACCACATGTTTGGCAACCATTGCCTCTACAATCTTCCTCGGAGCAAGCTAGTGGACTTGCTGAAGATGCCAACGGATTCTGATCGTGCATACTATGACTTCTCACCATGTCCTGAATACAGATTTGTTGTTTTGGATGCTTATGACTTCAGTGTGCTTGGCTGGCCTCGTGACCATCCTGTGACTGCGGCAGCGATGAAGCTCCTGGATGAAAAGAACCCAAACGCCGACAAGAACAGCCCTAACGGTTTGGTTGGCATCGACAGGCGGTTCGTGATGTTCAACGGTGCAGTCGGCAAGGAACAGCTGTCCTGGCTGGATGATGTTCTCCAGGATGCATCAGAGTGCCGGCAAAATGTCATCTTATGCAGTCATCTCCCAATGGACCCCGGTGCATCATCCCCAGAAGCTCTTATGTGGAACTATGGTGAGGTGATGGCCATTGTTCGTCGCTACAACTGTGTCAAGGCCTGCTTTGCGGGGCACGACCACATGGGCGGGCACTCCGTGGACTCCCATGGCGTGCACCATCGTGCTCTCGAGGCTGCATTGGAGTGCCCTCCTGGCACCAGTGCATTTGGGCACATCGAAGTATACCCTGACAGGCTATTGCTTGTAGGCTCTGATGGAATGGCTGATACTGAAATGTGTTTTCAGTCCCTGGGAGTTTTTTTATGA
- the LOC100823930 gene encoding manganese-dependent ADP-ribose/CDP-alcohol diphosphatase: MMPATNGLVHAYAKKPLFSFGVIADVQYADIPDGRSFLGVPRYYRHSISVLQRAVSTWNKQGNIKFSVNFGDIIDGFCPKDKSLWAVQKVLDEFDKFDGPTYHMFGNHCLYNLPRSKLVDLLKMPTDSDRAYYDFSPCPEYRFVVLDAYDFSVLGWSRDHPVTAAAMKLLDEKNPNTDKNSPDGLVGVDRRFVMFNGAVGKEQLSWLNDVLRDASERRQNVILCSHLPMDPGAASPAALMWNYDEVMAIVRQYNCVKACFAGHDHKGGHSVDSHGVHHRTLEAALECPPGTTAYGNIEAYPDRLLLVGSDRMADTEMCFQTM; this comes from the coding sequence ATGATGCCTGCGACAAATGGACTAGTCCATGCATATGCTAAGAAGCCATTGTTTTCCTTTGGTGTCATTGCTGATGTTCAGTATGCGGATATCCCAGACGGCCGCTCATTCCTTGGTGTTCCACGCTACTACCGTCACAGCATCAGTGTTCTCCAAAGGGCTGTCAGTACATGGAACAAGCAAGGAAATATTAAGTTCTCGGTCAACTTTGGCGACATCATTGATGGATTCTGCCCAAAAGACAAATCGTTGTGGGCGGTGCAGAAGGTCCTTGACGAGTTTGATAAATTTGATGGTCCAACCTACCACATGTTTGGCAACCATTGCCTCTACAATCTTCCTCGCAGCAAGCTAGTGGACTTGCTGAAGATGCCAACGGACTCTGATCGTGCGTACTATGACTTCTCACCATGTCCTGAGTACAGATTTGTTGTTCTGGATGCCTATGACTTCAGTGTGCTTGGTTGGTCTCGTGATCATCCAGTGACTGCAGCAGCCATGAAGCTCCTGGATGAAAAGAATCCAAACACCGACAAGAATAGCCCAGATGGGCTGGTTGGTGTTGATAGGCGGTTCGTGATGTTCAATGGTGCAGTTGGCAAGGAGCAGCTGTCCTGGCTGAATGATGTCTTACGGGATGCATCAGAGCGCCGGCAAAATGTCATCTTATGCAGTCATCTCCCAATGGATCCCGGTGCAGCATCCCCAGCAGCTCTTATGTGGAACTACGATGAGGTCATGGCTATTGTTCGCCAGTACAACTGTGTTAAGGCGTGCTTTGCGGGGCACGACCACAAGGGTGGCCACTCCGTCGACTCCCACGGTGTGCACCATCGCACTCTTGAGGCTGCTTTGGAGTGTCCTCCTGGCACAACTGCATATGGAAATATCGAAGCATATCCTGACAGGCTATTGCTTGTAGGCTCTGATAGAATGGCTGATACTGAAATGTGTTTTCAGACCATGTAG
- the LOC100824440 gene encoding uncharacterized protein LOC100824440, translating into MAAGLLLGDAARAHLAVCRPRLYLCSWAPRPLRPRHGRSISRGRRARGGYVPARFAASASGGGGGEEPSPSEYEVRREREAEMTRRLKEAEEMEELERTAEELQSRASAVDESEEEKRERVRRELQKVAKEQAERRATAKQMFDLGQRAYGKGMYGRSIEFLEAALTIIRPSSLLGGEIQIWLAMAYDANRRHKDCIALYKELENTHPMINIRRQAAELRYILEAPKLKISNDEVVTIPQIGSSWDWYAGTWSDKIEEQENKKRKMVAASSQAEASTNIFSNLSLLRPPSEWKKSAWVIVTLWIVLIGTAFYLQR; encoded by the exons ATGGCCGCCGGTCTCCTGCTCGGCGACGCTGCGAGGGCCCACCTGGCCGTCTGCCGCCCGCGCCTCTACCTGTGCAGCTGGGCCCCCAGGCCCCTTCGCCCGCGCCACGGCCGCAGCATCTcccgcggccggcgcgcgcgcggcggctaCGTGCCGGCCAGGTTCGCCGCCTCCgcttcgggcggcggcggcggagaggagcCGTCTCCGTCGGAGTATGAGGtgcggagggagagggaggcggagATGACGCGGCGGCTcaaggaggcggaggagatggaggagcTGGAGCGCACGGCGGAGGAGCTGCAGAGCCGGGCCTCCGCCgttgacgagtccgaggaggagaagcgcgagcggGTCCGCCGCGAGCTCCAGAAG GTTGCAAAGGAACAGGCTGAAAGGAGGGCGACTGCCAAGCAAATGTTTGATTTGGGACAAAGGGCGTATGGAAAAGGAATGTATGGCCGCTCCATCGAATTTTTGGAGGCTGCACTTACTATCATACGCCCCTCCTCGCTCCTTGGTGGTGAG ATTCAAATTTGGCTTGCAATGGCATATGATGCCAATAGGCGGCACAAGGATTGCATAGCATTGTACAAAGAATTGGAGAATACACATCCAATGATTAACATCAGGAGGCAGGCAGCTGAACTTCGGTACATTTTGGAGGCACCCAAGTTGAAGATCTCCAATGACGAGGTGGTCACAATACCACAAATTGGATCCAGCTGGGATTG GTACGCTGGAACATGGAGTGACAAAATCGAGGAGCAAGAGaacaagaaaaggaagatGGTGGCTGCCAGCAGCCAAGCTGAAGCTTCGACGAACATCTTTAGcaatctctctctcctgcGTCCACCAAGTGAATGGAAAAAAAGTGCCTGGGTGATCGTCACTCTATGGATCGTTTTGATTGGAACAGCATTCTATCTGCAGAGATGA